A single genomic interval of Alligator mississippiensis isolate rAllMis1 chromosome 15, rAllMis1, whole genome shotgun sequence harbors:
- the UFC1 gene encoding ubiquitin-fold modifier-conjugating enzyme 1, whose product MADEATRRVVAELPLLKTNAGPRDKELWVPRLKEEYQALIKYVENNKSADNDWFRLESNKEGTRWFGKCWYVHDLLKYEFAVEFDIPVTYPSTAPEIAIPELDGKTAKMYRGGKICLTDHFKPLWARNVPKFGLAHLMALGLGPWLAVEIPDLIAKGLIEHKEK is encoded by the exons ATGGCGGACGAGGCGACCCGGCGGGTGGTGGCTGAGCTGCCGCTGCTCAAGACGAACGCGGGGCCGCGGGACAAGGAGCTGTGGGTGCCGCGGCTGAAGGAGGAGTACCAGGCGCTCATCAAG TACGTGGAGAACAACAAGAGCGCGGACAACGACTGGTTCCGGCTGGAGTCCAACAAGGAGGGCACCAG GTGGTTCGGGAAGTGCTGGTACGTCCACGACTTGCTCAAGTACGAGTTTGCCGTTGAATTTGAC ATTCCTGTCACGTATCCATCTACTGCCCCTGAAATCGCCATTCCAGAGCTGGATGGGAAGACGGCCAAGATGTACAG GGGAGGTAAGATCTGCCTAACTGACCACTTCAAGCCCTTGTGGGCCAGGAACGTGCCCAAGTTTGGGCTGGCTCATCTCATGGCCCTGGGG CTGGGCCCATGGCTGGCAGTGGAAATCCCAGACCTGATTGCCAAGGGACTAATTGAGCACAAGGAGAAGTGA
- the LOC102573760 gene encoding apolipoprotein A-II, whose amino-acid sequence MKVLAMAMLLLCLSHLEGAVVRREAEAPAPNLLELYTHYIQRLSDVLTKELPEKMKAEEIKTQAKVYLEQANEQFAPIAKQLHNNLVELFTQLVETGKKAAEQ is encoded by the exons ATGAAGGTGCTTGCTatggccatgctgctgctttgcttgagCCACCTGGAAG GTGCTGTGGTGAGGCGGGAAGCGGAGGCTCCAGCTCCCAACTTGCTGGAGCTCTACACCCACTACATCCAGAGGCTCTCGGACGTCCTGACCAAGGAGCTGCCAGAGAAGATGAAAGCTGAAGAGATCAAGACCCAAGCCAA GGTTTATCTGGAGCAGGCGAATGAGCAGTTTGCCCCCATTGCCAAGCAGCTGCACAACAACCTGGTGGAGCTCTTCACCCAGCTAGTGGAAACCGGCAAGAAGGCCGCAGAGCAGTGA
- the TOMM40L gene encoding mitochondrial import receptor subunit TOM40B isoform X2, giving the protein MGNVLPPRGRALRRGEPLANPGSFDELHRRCKEVFPPQTEGVKLVVNKALSSHFQVSHAVHMSTLGPSSYRFNTTYVGDQQLSTTEVFPTLVGDIDNCGSLHAQVLHLLTERIRTKAIFQTQQSKFMTWQFDGEYRGDDCTATLTLGNPDVISESAPKWVATLNIGCGGAHASYYHKANEQVQVGVEFEANTRLQDTTFAFGYQLNLTQANVIFRGLVDSNWCVGGVLEKKLPPLPVTLALGAFLNHWKNRFHCGFSIIVG; this is encoded by the exons ATGGGCAACGTGCTGCCGCCGCGGGGCCGGGCTCTGCGCCGTGGGGAGCCGCTCGCCAACCCGGGCAGCTTCGACGAGCTGCACCGGCGCTGCAAGg AGGTCTTCCCGCCGCAGACCGAGGGGGTGAAGCTGGTCGTCAACAAGGCCCTGAGCAGCCACTTCCAG GTCAGCCACGCCGTGCACATGAGCACGCTCGGCCCTTCCAGCTACCGCTTCAACACCACCTACGTGGGGGACCAGCAGCTCAGCACCACCGAG GTCTTCCCCACACTCGTCGGCGACATCGACAACTGTGGAAGCCTCCATGCGCAGGTGCTGCACCTGCTGACGGAGCGCATCCGGACCAAGGCCATCTTCCAG ACACAGCAGTCCAAGTTTATGACGTGGCAGTTTGATGGGGAATACCGCGGGGATGACTGCACGGCCACCCTGACGCTGGGCAACCCTGATGTGATCAGTGAGTCAG CTCCCAAATGGGTGGCAACACTGAACATTGGCTGTGGCGGTGCCCATGCCAGCTACTACCACAAAGCCAATGAGCAG gTGCAGGTTGGGGTGGAGTTTGAAGCCAACACTCGGCTGCAGGACACCACTTTTGCCTTCGGCTACCAGCTCAACTTAACCCAAGCCAATGTCATCTTCAGAG GTCTCGTGGACAGCAACTGGTGCGTGGGGGGTGTCCTGGAGAAgaagctgccacccctgcctgtcacccTGGCCCTGGGCGCCTTCCTCAACCACTGGAAGAACCGCTTCCACTGCGGCTTCAGCATCATCGTGGGCTGA
- the TOMM40L gene encoding mitochondrial import receptor subunit TOM40B isoform X1, protein MGNVLPPRGRALRRGEPLANPGSFDELHRRCKEVFPPQTEGVKLVVNKALSSHFQVSHAVHMSTLGPSSYRFNTTYVGDQQLSTTEVFPTLVGDIDNCGSLHAQVLHLLTERIRTKAIFQTQQSKFMTWQFDGEYRGDDCTATLTLGNPDVISESVILVAHFLQSVTSRLVLGGEMVYHRRPGEEGAIVTLAGKYTAPKWVATLNIGCGGAHASYYHKANEQVQVGVEFEANTRLQDTTFAFGYQLNLTQANVIFRGLVDSNWCVGGVLEKKLPPLPVTLALGAFLNHWKNRFHCGFSIIVG, encoded by the exons ATGGGCAACGTGCTGCCGCCGCGGGGCCGGGCTCTGCGCCGTGGGGAGCCGCTCGCCAACCCGGGCAGCTTCGACGAGCTGCACCGGCGCTGCAAGg AGGTCTTCCCGCCGCAGACCGAGGGGGTGAAGCTGGTCGTCAACAAGGCCCTGAGCAGCCACTTCCAG GTCAGCCACGCCGTGCACATGAGCACGCTCGGCCCTTCCAGCTACCGCTTCAACACCACCTACGTGGGGGACCAGCAGCTCAGCACCACCGAG GTCTTCCCCACACTCGTCGGCGACATCGACAACTGTGGAAGCCTCCATGCGCAGGTGCTGCACCTGCTGACGGAGCGCATCCGGACCAAGGCCATCTTCCAG ACACAGCAGTCCAAGTTTATGACGTGGCAGTTTGATGGGGAATACCGCGGGGATGACTGCACGGCCACCCTGACGCTGGGCAACCCTGATGTGATCAGTGAGTCAG TCATCCTGGTGGCGCACTTCCTGCAGAGCGTGACCTCGCGTCTGGTTCTGGGAGGAGAGATGGTGTATCACCGACGCCCGGGCGAGGAGGGCGCCATTGTCACCCTGGCAGGGAAGTACACGG CTCCCAAATGGGTGGCAACACTGAACATTGGCTGTGGCGGTGCCCATGCCAGCTACTACCACAAAGCCAATGAGCAG gTGCAGGTTGGGGTGGAGTTTGAAGCCAACACTCGGCTGCAGGACACCACTTTTGCCTTCGGCTACCAGCTCAACTTAACCCAAGCCAATGTCATCTTCAGAG GTCTCGTGGACAGCAACTGGTGCGTGGGGGGTGTCCTGGAGAAgaagctgccacccctgcctgtcacccTGGCCCTGGGCGCCTTCCTCAACCACTGGAAGAACCGCTTCCACTGCGGCTTCAGCATCATCGTGGGCTGA